The proteins below come from a single Pseudochaenichthys georgianus chromosome 14, fPseGeo1.2, whole genome shotgun sequence genomic window:
- the LOC117458955 gene encoding carotenoid-cleaving dioxygenase, mitochondrial-like: MPPVNIGSSDDAKPVDNGKAEKCMTTAMKGLETIEPLVCSVEETPEPISTEVQGSIPSWVKGNLLRNGPGKFEFGNTHYNHWFDGMALLHKFTIAEGQVTYMSRFLNSKAYRKNSERDRIMMSEFGTLALPDPCKNIFQRFLSRFEMMDSTDNASVSFVKYKGDYYVSTETNFMHRVNPENLETLDKVDWSKFIAVNGATAHPHYDPDGTAYNMGNSYGSKGALYNIIRVPPEKSDYKDTLQGAKVLCSIVPANKSHPSYYHSFAMSENYVVFIEQPIKMDLMKIVTAKLRGKALSDGIYWDPKQETVFHLVDKRTGEVSPVKYHTKAVATFHQINAFEEDGFLMVDLCCADDGGAIDNYLIQNLRKSGEALDEVYNSICRAFPRRFVLPLQLTGETPRDQNLNTRPSSTATCVQINKDKVFCQHEDLHGDDLYEYGGLEFPQINYGKYNTRQYRYFYGCGFRHLVGDSLLKMDLKDKTFKVWYQKGFFPSEPVFVPSPDAVEEDEGVILSVVLTPSQDKGTFLLVLDAKTFEELARANVPVNMAYGFHGAFNATP; the protein is encoded by the exons ATGATGCCAAGCCTGTTGACAATGGCAAGGCCGAGAAATGCATGACCACCGCGATGAAGGGGCTGGAGACCATTGAGCCTTTGGTGTGCTCTGTAGAAGAAACCCCAGAGCCCATCTCCACTGAGGTACAAGGATCCATTCCTTCATGGGTCAAAGGAAACCTCCTCCGAAACGGCCCGGGGAAGTTTGAATTTGGAAACACACA CTACAATCACTGGTTTGATGGGATGGCGTTGCTGCATAAGTTCACCATCGCAGAAGGCCAGGTGACCTACATGAGTCGCTTCCTGAACAGCAAGGCCTACAGGAAGAATAGTGAAAGGGACCGCATCATGATGTCAGAATTTGGTACCCTCGCTTTGCCGGACCCCTGTAAAAACATCTTCCAGCGCTTCCTGTCCCGCTTTGAGATGATGG ACTCCACGGACAATGCAAGTGTGAGCTTTGTGAAATACAAAGGTGACTACTATGTCAGCACGGAGACAAACTTCATGCATAGAGTGAACCCGGAAAACTTAGAAACATTGGACAAG GTAGACTGGAGCAAGTTCATTGCTGTGAATGGAGCCACTGCTCACCCCCACTATGACCCGGACGGTACCGCCTACAACATGGGTAACTCCTATGGAAGCAAAG GAGCGTTGTACAACATCATCAGAGTTCCTCCTGAGAAGTCTGACTACAAAGACACTCTCCAAGGAGCCAAAGTCCTCTGCTCCATTGTGCCTGCCAACAAGTCCCATCCCTCCTACTACCACAGCTTTG CCATGTCGGAGAACTACGTGGTGTTCATCGAGCAGCCAATAAAGATGGACCTGATGAAGATAGTCACAGCTAAACTGAGGGGGAAGGCTTTGAGCGATGGCATCTACTGGGATCCCAAACAGGAAACTGTCTTCCATCTCGTGGACAAGCGTACAGGCGAG GTTAGCCCGGTGAAGTACCACACCAAAGCCGTCGCCACCTTCCATCAGATCAACGCCTTCGAGGAGGACGGGTTCCTGATGGTCGACCTGTGCTGCGCAGACGACGGTGGAGCCATCGACAATTATCTCATCCAGAACTTACGCAAGTCAGGAGAAGCGTTGGATGAG GTCTACAACTCAATATGCAGGGCCTTCCCGAGGCGTTTCGTTCTGCCGCTGCAGCTGACGGGTGAGACCCCGAGAGACCAGAACCTGAACACACGGCCCTCCAGTACAGCAACCTGTGTCCAGATCAACAAAGATAAG GTGTTTTGCCAACACGAGGATCTCCATGGAGACGACCTCTACGAGTACGGTGGCCTGGAGTTCCCTCAGATCAACTACGGGAAATATAACACGCGACAATACCGATATTTCTACGGCTGCGGATTCAGACACCTGGTGGGAGACTCTCTGCTCAAGATGGACCTCAAGGACAAGACgttcaag GTCTGGTACCAGAAGGGTTTCTTCCCGTCCGAGCCGGTGTTTGTGCCGTCACCTGACgctgtggaggaggacgagggtGTCATCCTGTCTGTGGTCCTCACCCCCTCACAG GATAAAGGAACGTTCCTCCTGGTTTTGGATGCAAAGACATTTGAAGAACTGGCCAGAGCCAACGTGCCCGTTAACATGGCTTATGGTTTCCATGGTGCGTTCAATGCCACTCCATAA